One part of the [Pantoea] beijingensis genome encodes these proteins:
- the yajD gene encoding HNH nuclease YajD — MALVPKNYTRLESGYREKALKIYPWVCGRCSREFVYSNLRELTVHHIDHDHTNNPEDGSNWELLCLYCHDHEHSKYTEAEQYGTTVVAGEDIQKDVAAATYNPFADLKSMLNKK; from the coding sequence ATGGCACTGGTCCCCAAAAACTATACGCGTCTGGAAAGCGGCTATCGTGAGAAAGCATTAAAAATTTATCCCTGGGTATGCGGCCGCTGCTCCCGGGAGTTCGTGTATTCAAATCTACGCGAATTGACCGTCCACCATATCGATCACGACCATACCAATAACCCGGAAGATGGCAGTAACTGGGAACTATTGTGTCTGTATTGCCATGATCATGAGCACTCAAAATACACTGAAGCCGAGCAATACGGCACAACCGTTGTGGCGGGTGAGGATATACAAAAAGATGTCGCCGCCGCAACCTACAATCCCTTTGCCGATTTGAAGTCGATGCTTAATAAAAAGTAA